The Salvelinus namaycush isolate Seneca chromosome 1, SaNama_1.0, whole genome shotgun sequence genome has a window encoding:
- the LOC120053525 gene encoding LOW QUALITY PROTEIN: proepiregulin-like (The sequence of the model RefSeq protein was modified relative to this genomic sequence to represent the inferred CDS: substituted 1 base at 1 genomic stop codon) gives MTHLKAAHPLLLRSLSISVRXRAMRNPQSSILLSFLGLLLIWPDVHTTDVLSSTQPAPTSPRSSHRETGTTADQEQSRPHMDKVMSQKCDSNLESYCLNGECLLLLDLNEHHCKCERGYYGPRCAHLEMVFQPMKEEHVILMVVCGGLLFIGIAGAFYFFCRWYKRNRCPPQQKQQTYQEVQMA, from the exons ATGACCCACTTAAAAGCGGCCCATCCTCTCTTACTGcggtctctctccatctccgtcCGCTAAAGAGCAATGAGGAACCCACAATCGTCCATCCTGCTCTCATTTCTCG GTCTGTTATTGATCTGGCCTGATGTACATACTACAGATgtcctctcctccacacagccAGCCCCAACCAGCCCCCGGTCCTCCCACCGTGAGACAGGAACAACAGCAG ACCAGGAGCAGTCCCGTCCTCACATGGATAAGGTGATGAGCCAGAAATGTGACTCCaatctggagagctactgtctcAACGGAGAATGTCTCCTACTGCTGGATCTCAACGAACACCACTGCAA GTGTGAGAGGGGTTACTACGGGCCCAGGTGTGCTCACCTGGAGATGGTGTTTCAGCCAATGAAAGAAGAGCATGTCATCCTGATGGTGGTATGTGGGGGCCTTCTGTTTATAGGCATCGCTGGAGCCTTCTACTTCTTCTGCCGATg GTACAAGAGAAATAGATGTCCACCGCAACAGAAACAGCAGACGTACCAGGAGGTGCAGATGGCGTGA